The Juglans regia cultivar Chandler chromosome 1, Walnut 2.0, whole genome shotgun sequence nucleotide sequence AACACGACTTTCTTTCCCCAACCTTCCAAGGACTTCCTACCGGTAGCCTAATTTCTTTCCATCTTTATGCATATTTTCTTGGTGTCCTCACTTCTCTCAATACTCATTTCCTtcgtgtatatatgtgtgttttAGGCTTAAAAGCTGTTCAGCAACTTTGTCATTAATGGTGGAGATGGAAGAGAACCCAAAGTTTGACGCAGACAAAGCAGCTTCACTCGTTAAGGAGCTCAGGAAGAACTTTAACTCCGGCAGGACAAGGAGCTATGAATGGAGAGTGTCGCAGTTGAAGAGCATCGAGAAGATGGTtgaagaaaaggagagagagatcacCGAAGCACTTCATAAGGACCTCTCAAAGCCTGCATTCGAAGCCTATATTTCCGAGGTACTCGTTATCTTCTTCTTTGGTTTATAGCTATTGTGGTCactcattttattccttccttcGTAGAATTTCTCTGAAGCATATCTCTCAACTGCTATTTGTACCAtgtcatactatatataaatatctcattttttttcccacctATTTACTCCATGTTGTCTgttagataattaacatatatgcTTGATGTTTGATGCAGATTTCTCAGGTAAAATCATCGTGTAAGTCGGCTCTAAAAGAATTGAGCGGGTGGATGATTCCAGAAAAGGTGATTAACAGTGCCTACTTTTATCGTTGAGAACAACTGTAATGGGTAATGTTTTGGCCGTCTCCTAAAATTTGTACAATCATAAGCATAAATTTGTCAACACTTTTCAGGTCAAAACTTCACTTACAACATATCCATCATCAGCAGAAATCGTGTCAGAACCGTTAGGAGTTGTGTTGGTCATCTCGACATGGAACTTCCCTTTCTGTAAGTAAAAGATCAGAATCTGGTTTCATGCAATCTGACATTGGTTCACAACATAATGTTCACACTTCAGAGTTATCATCCCAACAAATCCCATTTTTTTCTAATGTGCCTTTAGTAGCTATACATAATAACTTTCTATTAGAGCTATAGCATCAGTACtgttcttatttctttttgtcaCTTCGTTCTTACTTTCTTTTCTTGGCTTATCTACTCGCTTCCATGTCATAATCAtatttgtaaaatcatcacttgtctCAGACTCATAAGTTGatgagaatatataaattttattatttattttatatcttaatactctCCCTCACGCGTGGACCAGACTCTCTCTCAATGGATGACTCAACATATCAAAtacttaattaaatgagatagagtgtAGATTCAGGattcgaactcaggacctctgTTCTAATACCATATGAAATCACCACGTATTCCAAAAACTTAATATGatgggaagagatagattttattgtttgttttatatctttaacaATATATAGCTTTAAAATGAATGGAAGCATGCATATCTATATCACATTCTACAGAATGCAACACCTACAATGTAATCTTGTTCTCCGCTGTTATTTTATCATGTATGTTGTCTTTGACTGTAAGTACTGTACTCTCAAATTTCCAGTATCGCTAACTTGAGTCCTAATATTTTGTAGCTCCCCTGAATTGGGGCGACAAAAGTTGTTCCTTCATGCATCTTTCAAAAGTTCCCACTTATTCATTGTGCAGACATTGACTTCAAAATTAAACTTCAGTCTTTTTAGTACTGCTGAGCAATGATGTTCCTTTGACTTTTTATGCATATCCCATATCTAAAGCATAAAGAACATTTGTCGGAAACCCAAAGTTGTTCCTAGACCTTTGTAAAGCACGTAGACACAAAAGCATGTTTTGCTGCTGAATGCCCATCTGGTTGGTTTCATTGAATAGGGTAAAACAACATCCCACTGTTCTATAACTGGGAATCTTAAGAACATGTAATCAGCTTCACAAATCAGCGGGTACCCTGTTTTcctctttctcaaatttgttAACTTGTAGTGATCTATGCAacaatgtgaaaaaaatatcgCTCGCTCTCTTTGTTATAATTTCACTGAGAGTTTTTTATGGTATCTTGTGCACTGTTGACATTATAAGTTtcgatttaaattttaaaatttatctttcaaatcaaattatctcacaTTGACCGTGTGCGGTGCAGAAGCTTATAATAGAGTTATTCATTACACTATCCACAGACAAAAAATAACGTATAATGTGTCTATTTTCTAGCGTTATCTCTCGATCCGGTCATTGGAGCTATTTCAGCTGGAAACGCTGTGGTTCTAAAACCATCAGAAATTTCCCCTGCCACATCATTATTGCTCTCTAAATTAGTGGAGGAATATTTAGACAAATCTGCAATAAGAGTTGTTGAAGGAGCTGTAGATGAAACTACTTCACTACTTGAGCAGAAGTGGGATAAGATACTCTACACAGGTTTTTTTCAAGCATTTTATTACTGTTCGTAATTTCTTCCGATAGCCTAAGGTTTTTGAAACGTCCATTGTTACATGTGTAAGCAGCAGCTGCATTTAAATTCCCCCCAGCATGCCTGACTTTCCTATATTTAATACTTATGAAGTAATTGTTAGAGTTTTCTGCAGGCAGTGCAAGGGTCGGGCGCATCGTGATGGCTGCGGCTGCAAAGCACCTTACACCTGTGACTCTGGAACTTGGAGGGAAATGCCCAGCTGTTGTTGATTCAAACATCGACTTACAAGTAAGAATTGCTCTTCTGCTGGAGTTTGAATCGTGTTTCCCCTCGTAGTTTCTGAAAtggattaaattttttcatgtataagGTTGCTGTTAGGAGGATAATTGCTGGCAAGTGGGCACTCAATAGTGGGCAAGTATGTATTGGTGTTGACTATATTATAACAACAAAAGACTTGGCTCCAAAGTTGGTAAGGCCGCTTCTTGGAAGACAGAAATGGTATACttgaaatgcatatttcttaaTATATGGCTGCTCTACAGataaattctttaaaatatgaattggAGCAATTTTTTGGGAAAGATCCACTGCAATCCAAAGATATGTCCCGCATTGTGAGCTCATCCCAGTTTGCTCGTCTGGTAAAGATGTTGGATGAGGACAAGGTATCTGATAAAGTTGTCTTTGGAGGCCAAAGGGATGAGAGTCAATTGTGAGTACGGTCGTTCATTACTTGTTTGATTTAGCTTGTTGACAGTCCTATCTAAGTTAGATGAACCATCATTACAACAATTGTCTAAATTTTGATTTCAGAAGGATAGCTCCAGCCATCTTGTTGGATGTCCCAGAGGACTCCCAGATAATGCAGGAGGAGATATTTGGGCCTTTAATGCCTATTCTCACTGTGAGTACTATGGTTAGAATTAAGGAGTGCATCTTCCTTTCTAAAGAGATATTGTCATTTGATGAAGATGGAAACTTTATTCTCGCTCCATTCATCTTCTGAGAATTAAGAAGTGTCTTTGTTAATCTACCCTGCTTCATTATGCCCAAGTGACAAAGACCAACTCCAAACTAGACATATGAATTGTCGATACAgcaatgctctctctctctctctctctctctctctctctctctctctctctctctatatatatatatatatatatatatctaattttctttttaaaaagtaatggtGGTTAAAACCATTGCTCTTCTTCATGTCAATGGAACACTTTCTTCCCTCAATTCTTCTTCCTGAAAAATTATTGCTACACATTTCCCAGATCTGTGCACAACAGTGGATTCTAAAAGAAGCTATGTTTGCAGCTCCTATAGTGGGACAGAGTCACAGAAGTGTGTAGAAATGTTTCaatttttcttctgttttgttACAGGTTGAGAACTTGGAAGACAGTTTTGAGGTGATAAACTCAAAACCGAAGCCCCTTGCTGCATATCTCTTCACTAATGATGAGCAGCTGAAG carries:
- the LOC108996365 gene encoding aldehyde dehydrogenase family 3 member H1-like, with translation MKNISIELLWHCSAGSAGVNRAFPYRFTRKSNQTRLSFPNLPRTSYRLKSCSATLSLMVEMEENPKFDADKAASLVKELRKNFNSGRTRSYEWRVSQLKSIEKMVEEKEREITEALHKDLSKPAFEAYISEISQVKSSCKSALKELSGWMIPEKVKTSLTTYPSSAEIVSEPLGVVLVISTWNFPFSLSLDPVIGAISAGNAVVLKPSEISPATSLLLSKLVEEYLDKSAIRVVEGAVDETTSLLEQKWDKILYTGSARVGRIVMAAAAKHLTPVTLELGGKCPAVVDSNIDLQVAVRRIIAGKWALNSGQVCIGVDYIITTKDLAPKLINSLKYELEQFFGKDPLQSKDMSRIVSSSQFARLVKMLDEDKVSDKVVFGGQRDESQLRIAPAILLDVPEDSQIMQEEIFGPLMPILTVENLEDSFEVINSKPKPLAAYLFTNDEQLKKDFVQKISSGGMLINDTILHVAVDGLPFGGVGESGMGAYHGKFSFDAFSHKKAVLYRSFTGDASVRYPPYTPGKQRLLKALISGNIISIILALIGWSKD